The genome window AAGTGCAGTTCACGAAATGAGGGTTGCTGTTATCCCAGGATAATCCGGCGCCCCCACCTCCTCCTGCGTAAGTGGATTCGTTGTCATAGAACAGGCAATTATCAACAACAGGATTTGAATTGGTTCCTATCATGATGGCGCCGCCCCAGCTTGATGAATTATCATGGAAAATGCAGTGGGAAATATGAATGGAGCAATCGAACATGGCAAGCGCTCCCCCGGCCGGGTTATTCGTGGTGAATTTATCGGCGCTGTTGTATCTGAAAACACAATGACTGATATCAATGTTATTCACTAAATTAATACGAATAGCCCCGCCGCAGTTATAGCCAGTTTCCAGGCCATAAGCATAGCTGTATTCAAAAATACAATGCTTTAAAACCGAATTCGGGTTCGTTGCCGGTGTCTGATCCCAGACCATTCCACCCCATTTGACATCCGGGTCGCAGGCAGTAAACAATATTGGAAGCGCTTCGGTTCCTTCGGCATGCAGGCATCCCTGGATATCGAACCGCTCGGCTGAACTGAACTTAACTTCAACACCGGGTTCAATGGTCAATGTTTCACCATCGGGGATTTTGATATAGCCCATGATGATATAGGGCGAACCTGCCAAAGTCCAGGTGCCGCTGACTTCATTGTCCCAGATAAGAGTTTCGTCGGATAGCACCGGTTTGAGTTCTCCCAAGGTAATTTCATGAAAAACGCCGTCCCGTCCATTGGTAGTTATATTACCACTCACCCCCTGCCCTTCCATATAGGTTCTCATGGAATGGCCTGCCAGGTCTTTCAGAAATGAAGCGGCCACATGCCGGGCATTGGCCGTGGCATTTGCCGAAATATCGGTAAGGGTTGAAGGACTTGACTGGCTCGACCAGGTGTAATTTATTGTTCCCACATCGCGGGTTCCGTAATTCGTGTCGATCACGTATTCAAGGATAGGCTCACCTGCGATTTCCAAAGTAACTGCATTTCCGTAATGATGATACCAGTGCGTACTGCCATTCAGCCCCCAGTCAATGCCTTCGATGTTATTGCCAAGCGTGGAAAGTCCGGATTTTATTTTAAGCTGGTCAATGGTATATCCCTTGTATTCCAGTTGTGCGTTAAGGTTGGGAAATCCTGTTCCTGCACCTGTGAAGTGGCATAGCGCTGCTTCGGGATCCGGGTCAATGTTGTCGTAATCGCGCGAAGTAATATAATACGCCATCCACCAGTTGATACCATTGTATGTAAAGGTATGGCCATACGCCTGGGGCTCGGGACCCGAACCATCGGCATCCCATGCGACAACGCCTTCATGGTCTGTCACCAGACCGGTAAACGGAAGTATGGGAAAACCCTTTTCGAGGTATCCGTCAATCACATCGAAATATAATCCGTCAATCCTGCTGTTACCCGAAAAAAACACACCTGTTGAAGTCAGTTTACCTACCAGCCTCAGCTCCCAACCATCCATGTCCTGTAAAAAGGCTGCTGCAACCTCCTGCACTGGAATGGAACTGTTTTGAGAATGATCAAACGGACGGGTAAAACTGGTTTCAAACTGCCAGATGCCAGGATTGGAATGATCATAAGCAGTGAAGACATTTTTGCAATAAAACAAGATCATTGGTTCGCCATCCAGTTCAATGTAGCAATAACCGTCATATCTGTTCAAATAATGCTTGTTGCCGTCGGTAAACCAGTCCTCGCCTTCAATATCATTCCCTTCAATAAGCAACCCATGTTTTATTTTAACCTGTCCGGGCAAAAAGCCATAGCTGGACAGCGCTTGCTCAAAAAGCGGGAATCCGGTCATTCCTGGCAAAAAATGACAAAATGCCGCATTCGGTTCGGGATCGATGTCATCGTAATCCCTTGAAGCGCTATAGTAGCGTGAGCTGCCATAGCCGAAAGGATGAGGATGGCCTGCAGCGGCAGGTTCAGGGCCTGTGCCGTCGGCATCCCAAACGGCAATGCCTTCGTGATCTGCCGATAATCCCTCGAACGGGATCTGGGCATTTGAATACAGAATGGTCAGCACGATCATCGCAATGGCTAACCCTGTTGTTTGAAGTAATGTATTAGTTTTCATAAGAACCTCCTTTTTTTTGAGACCTTTTCATATGTTAAATTGTTAAACTGCTAATTGCTGATCCTTCGGGCTTCGCCCTCAGGACATGCTGCCAACTGCCTATTATCAGGCTGCCAGTATAAAATTACTGCACCAAAAAAGTGAAAATGAAACAGATGCATTGTCGCGCGGGAGAGATACAGGACCGGTGGGGATGGATACTTAAACGCTGGAAGCTAAAGCAAATCCTAAATTCCAAGCAAGTGATTGCCCTATTAAGATCCTGATTCATTCCTCCCTCCCTTACCCGTAGGGCATATCGTATTGTAGCAGGTAGGTGGCCGAATTCCCCTCCCTTGCCCGTAGGGCAAGCAGTATTGTACCATAATGGCATGAAATGATTCAATACCCCGTAGGGGTTCCAGATTTATGTTTATCCCCTACGGGGAATAAAATCATTGGATGATCCCATTGAGCTACAATTCTTTAACCGCTACGCGGTAAAATACAAATAAAGGAGTACAGATCAGTGTTTTACTGCATACAGTTTATTTGATAAGATGATATTTCTTCCGGGATTTGTTTTTGATTTGGATCTTGTGATTTGTTTGGATTTTGGAAGTTGGGATTTGGAATTTTTTTATGTGGTTGTTCGGATTTACCTTGCTAACATATCCGAAGGTGTAAAAACGTGGAATCCGGGAAGCGCTTTACCGGGTCTTTCTTTAAGAAATAACGCTTTAATGACAGATTTGCTTTCAACAAACGGGAATGCCGCAATTTTACTGTCAATTGAAGAGGCCAGTTCCCCGACAGGTACCTTATCCGACCATTTCACTTCCCCGACAAGCAAGCTGCTTCTATCCAGAGATTCTGATAAAAGGTCAATTTCCATCGCTTTTTTATCTGTTCCGGTACCCCACCAGCGGGAAGCCGGATTAAATTTTTTACCGTCGATGACCATCTCATGTATCATTTTTCTGCATAAATCTTCCCATAAACCCGACAGATATGAATTATACTTCGCATCAATCCCCTGCCAGACCTCTTCGATCATACCAGATTCGAGCCTGCTTTTATTGGGGATAAGGAAATTGAAGTAGAAATTCAGGAAGGGATCATCAATCTTATAAAGGCTTCGTTTGGCGGATCTCCCAGATTCTCCGAAGGGTACTTCACGACGAATGTATCCCTGGTTGATAAGGAATCCAAAAAGACGCGACAGCTGAGTCACCGGTTTTCCTAATCTTCTGGCAATTTCGGATGGTTTGTGCACACCGGAGCCGATCAGGCTCATTACGGAAAAAGCCTGCACGGATGTCCTCATCTCATCGGAAAATAGACGTTCAGGTTCCTCGTAAAGGATACCGTTTTGATCGAGTATGCTTTTTTTTACAGCTTCTGTAAAATCCTTGTATTCTTTCCTGATTTCCCAGTATCTGGGGACGCCACCCCAGGCACCATATTCCATGACAGCTTCTTCCGGACGGAGTGACAAGAAAGTATGCATCTCTTTTATTCCCATGGGTTTTACCCGGATGATTTCATCACATCGTCCATAGAGTGGTGAGCTGCTGTCCAGGACCATACTGTACATCATTTGCTGGGAGGATCCGCAGAGGATCAGATGAAAATTCCTCTTATCAGATTCTTCTGTTATTTTTTGTAAAATTGAAGGCAACTCCGGGCTGTTTTTAACCAGGTAGGGAAATTCGTCAATACAAATAATTGTCCTTGATTTCAGGACAGAATTCAGACTATGGAACAAACTTTCCCAGTCGGGATAGACAGGTCTGGAAAAACCGGGTGCAAGGGCATCCACCTGTTTTGCAAGCGCCAGGATCTGGAGGGGTGGTTCTCTTAAATCCGCAGAAAAATATAGGGCATGAGGGGGAAGCACCCGATGCAACAATGTCGACTTTCCACACCTGCGCCGGCCATAGACAACGATCAGCTGTGGTTTTTCCTTAACGAAAGCATTCTGCAGCCTTTCAATTTCCTTCTCTCTGTTGACAAACATATGACTATTCATTTTGAAAATTATGTTTGACAAAAATAATGCTTTTCAAGCATAAATGATGACGTTTCCTGTTATTTTTTCTTACAAAATCCTACAGGGAATAAATCCCAAATCCCAAGGTCCAAAATCCAAACAAATCCCAAATTCCAGGATCCAAATTACAAACACTGTGATTGCCCTATTTAAATCCTGATTCATTCCCCCTTCCCTTGCCCATAGGGCATATCGTATTGTAGCAGGTAGGTGACCGAATTCCCTTTCCTTGCCCGCAGGGCATATAGTATTGTAGCATCATGGCATGAAATGATTCAATACCCCGTAGGGGTTCCAGATTTATGTTTATCCCCTACGGGGAATAAAATCATTGGATGATCCCATTGAGCTACAATTCTTTAACCGCTACGCGGTAAAATACAAATAAAGGAGTACAGATCAGTGTTTTACTGCATACAGTTTATTTGATAAGGTGATTTGTTTGTGATTTGGATCTTGTGATATGTTTGGAATTTGGATGTTGGGATTTGGGATTTGCCTGGATTATGGTGCCTGGGATTTGGGATTTGCGAAAAGCTTGAAGATCCCGCCTTGCGGTGGGATCTTTGTGGAGTTTACCCCGCAGAATGCGGGGCTTCGACTTGCTGCTTGAAGCTATTAACCTGCAACATGTACCTTGCAACATGCAACACACGTCATAAAATCAACTTTCCCGCGTTAATAATCCAAATAAACCCTATTTTTGCACCCGCAAAGTTGTAGAGTGAATTTAATATTAAATAATTGAAAATCAAAATAGTAAGACTATGAACAAGATTAAAGTCGGCATCAACGGTTTTGGAAGGATTGGAAGAAACGTAATGAAAATAGCACTCGAGCGCGGCAACATCGAGATCATCGGCATCAATGACCTGACCAGCACAAGTGTCCTGGCTCATCTGTTAAAGTACGATTCCACCCAGGGAAAATTCAACGGAACGGTTTCCTTTGATGATACGAATCTTATCATTAACGGGGTCAGGATCCCTGTAACGGCCGAAAGAAGCCCGATCAACATCCGCTGGGCCACATCACCGGATGTTGTTGTGGAATCTACCGGTGTGTTCCGCTCCAAAGAGAGTGCAAAGGGAGGGTACGGCGACCACCTGAAGAACGGTGCAAAGAAAGTGATCCTAACCGTTCCTGCAAAGGACGACATTGACCGCATGATCGTCATCGGAGTGAACGACAATGACCTGAAAGAGACCGATCAGTGCATTTCCAATGCTTCTTGCACGACGAACTGCCTGGCACCGGTCGCCAAGGTGCTCAACGACCGGTTCGGCATCGAAAATGGCTTCATGACAACCATCCATTCCTATACGAATGATCAAGTGATCCTTGACGGACCTCATACCGATCTGCGCCGGGCGCGCTCCGCTGCCATCTCGCAGATCCCGACCACAACGGGCGCTGCCCGGGCAGTCGGCAAGGTAATCCCTGCCCTCAAGGGAAAACTGGATGGAATGGCTATCCGCGTCCCCACCCCTACAGGGTCCGTTGTCGACCTGGTAGTCAACCTGAAGGTGGAAGTGACTAAAGATGAAGTCAACAAGGCGATCAAGGAAGCTGCCGAAGGCCCGATGAAGGGGATCCTCGAATATACCGAAGACCCGATCGTATCGGTCGATATCATCCATAACCCTCATTCATCGATTTTTGATGCACTGAGCACCATGGTCATGGGCAAAACGGTCAAGATCCTTTCGTGGTACGACAATGAATGGGGCTACTCGGTGAGGGTCGTCGACCTCATTGAGAGAGCATTTTAATGATTTCAGGATAAGAAAAATTGGTGTAGCTTTGTGGCTGCACATTTTACCCGATGTCCTTTTTCTCACGCCGAATCCCGGTAAAAACGCGCTTTTACGTTCCTATTGTGACCGGTATCATCATTATGGCGATGATCATCACCATCATCACCATCGCGATGGTACGGCGTAATATTTACCGTTCCCTGGAACGTAATCTGTCGACGGAGGTCCAGACGATCGTTAAAATGTTTGAGCGTGAAAGAGCACTGAAACTGGACAAGGTCCATCGTGACCTGAAAGTCGCGCACGAGTTGTTTTACCAGGATTCACTGGTGATAGGACAAGAAACCTTCGAGGTTCCTGTCCTTAATCAGGTTTCCGGCACTCTGCATCAGGCCGGGCTTCAAAAGTGGTACCTGGCCGGCAAAGAACTTTATCAGAATTACGATTTCATCGATCGTGTTCATTTTCTTACCGATGCGACCGTTACACTTTTTCAGAAGATCGACAGCGGTTTTGTGAGGATCTCCACCAACGTGTTGAAGGAAGACAGCAGCCGGGCCATCGGGACATTTATTCCCCTGGACTCCAGCGTGGCAGACACGATCAACCGAATGAAAACTTTTTTCGGGCGTGCCTTTGTCGTGAATGACTGGTATATTACTGCTTATGAACCCATCCTGTCACAAGGGGAAATCGTGGGCATGCTTTATGTCGGGGATAAGGAAAAAGACCTGGACAAACTACGCGAAGTCCTTCGTGACCTTAAAATCGGGAAATCAGGATTTCCCTTTGTCATGGATGATCAGGGCACCCTGATCATTCACCCGGCACTCCAGGGAGAAAAATACGGTGACGATGACCTGTTTGAAAAGATTGCCCGAATGAAGGAAGGACTGATCATCAGCAGGGGTGGTCCGGGACGGGAGAAGAACATGATCGCCTTTGATTACTATGAGGACTTTAGGTTTTACATTGGCGTAACCCTGCCCGTCAAGGAAGAAACCGCCCAGATCCTGAACAAGATCATTCTCAATTCCCTGATCCTTTCCCTTATCATCATCCTGGCCTTTTCCATCTTTGTTTATTATCTCACGATTGAAAATGTCAGAAAATTCCTGGGAGAACTTGAAGTTTCACAGGCTCAGCTTGACAGTACCAAAAGTGCACTGGCTCAGTCGGAACAGCATTTCAAGACCCTGTTCAACAACAGCAGCGATGATATTTTTGTACTGGATATGGAGGGAAACTTCCTGGAGGTGAATCAGGTGGCCTGCGATAACCTTGGGTACAGCCCCGAAGAATTCAAACGGATGAACTTCAGGGATATCAAGACACCGAAATTCCTGGATAAAGTTGACCGAAACCTGGAAACCATCCGTATGCTTGGCAAATACCGTTATGAGTCGGAGAATGTGGCAACAAGCGGCAGGGTGATCCCGGTGGAAATGAACAGCAGGATCATTGAATACAGGGGAAAGAAAGTCATCCTGACCATTGCCAGGGATATTACGGAGCGCAAGGAGGTTGAAGAAAAGATCCTGCGAACGATCATCCAGACCGAAGAGCGGGAGCGAAAACGGTTCGTTGCCGACCTGCACGACGGGCTGGCACCTATTCTGTCGACCATCAAGCTTTATACGGATATCCTGAAGAAGGGCAACTTTAAAAAGATCGATAAAGGGGAAGCGATTGCCAACGTGGAAGAGCTGGTGGACATGGCCATCAAGTCAACACGGGAGATCTCCAACAACATCCGGCCTTCGCTGCTACAGGATTTTGGCCTGGCAGCTGCCATCCACGAATTCACCTCCTATGTCAAGGCAACGCACGCCGTTGACATTGAGGTGAATACACAGCAATACACGATCGATCACCGTGGAATCGAGGAAACCATCCTCTACCAATCCGTTCAGGAACTGATCAACAACACCCTGAAGCATTCAAAAGCGGATCATATCAAGATCGACCTGAAGAGCTTCGACAATCAGATCATCCTGTACTACCGCGATAACGGGATTGGTTTTGACCTCACTGCGGAACTGAAGAAAAATACCGGATACGGTCTCAACAATATCATCAATAAAATGAAAACCATCAAGGGATCCTGCGATATCAACACCGAAGTGGGGAAAGGGATGTTTTTGATCGCCTCGGTAAGGATCCCGGAAAACAATGCCTGACATGGATATCATCAAAGTCATGATCGTGGATGATCACATCATCTTTCGTAAAGGATTGCGGACCATACTCAATGAGATCGATGAACTGAAGGTGGTGGCGGAGGCTTCCAACGGCGTCGAACTGATGGATGCCCTGAAAAAAATCCAGACCGATGTTATCTTCATGGACATCCGGATGCCCATGATGGATGGGATCGAGGCCACTAAAAAAGTCACTGCGAAATACCCGGATGTCAAAATAATCGCACTGACCATGTTCGAGGAAGTGAGTTACTTCAACGAGATGATCGAGGCCGGAGCCGCTGGGTTCCTGCTGAAAAAGACCACAACGAAGGAACTCAAAACGGCCATTGATGCCGTTCTCCGCGACGATACCTACTTTTCTGAGGAATTTATCGCTTCTGCCAGCAAGTATCAGAGGATCAAGCCCAAAGGACCCGATGTCAGGCTCTCCGACCGCGAGTTGGAGGTGCTTGAACTGATCTGCAAAGGAAACTCCAATGCAGAGATTGCCAAATTATTAGGGGTCAGCCAGCGAACCGTGGACGGACACCGTGCCCACCTCTTCGAAAAAACCGGTGCCAGAAATGCCCCCAACCTGGTGCTCTATGCGGTGAAACATGGACTGATCAGGACCTGATGGCACATCACAGACCCCGGAACGGATAAATCCCAGCCAGATTCCGGGTGAGTGACGGAGTTTTACACTGTCTCCGGACGAAAATCCAATGTGTAAAACACCTATACCTCAAAAAATAATCTTTTTTTTTAATTTTTTTCTGTTTGCCGGTGGGTCATTTCCAATGCTTTCAGTCGAAGGATCCCGATGGAGTTCAGTTCTGCTTAGTGACTTTAAGTATTTGAAAAACAATATTATAACTATTGAAATATAGGTGTTTCCACCTGTTTTCCGCGTGCACCTTCCACTCTTGCAGGGTCTGTGTTCCCGCTCTAATTTTGCGACTGAATCGAAATAGCAGGTACCATCTTTATTTTAATAAGACAATTTATGGAAGCACAGAAAATTTTAATTGTAGATGACGACGTTGATGTGATCAATGTCATCACGACTATCCTCGAAAATGAAGGATATGAAGTTATTTCAGCCTTTGATAAGGATGAGGGGCTGCAGCTGGCCCGTGATAAAAAGCCTGATCTGGCTATTCTTGATGTGATGATGACAACCCATTATGAGGGATTTGAGATGGCCAAGGAATTGAGTGAAGATCGCACCTTCCGGACGATGCCCGTATTGATGCAAACTTCCATCGATGTTCTGGTAACCACCAAGGAAAGTGTCAGGGAAATGGCCCGGGAGTTCAGAGCCGATCCTCATTACAGTGAATTGCAGGTGATCCTGGTCCGGGATGTGGTTTCAGGTAACTGCGGGGTGGATTACCTTACGGAAGACGGACGCTCGATCTGGTTACCGGTGAACGGTTTTCTCAGAAAACCCGTGGATGCCCGGAAATTGCTCTACGAGATCAAAGCTCAGCTTGAGAAGCAGGCAGCACATTCTTAAACCTATCCAACTGCCACTGAGGGAATCCACGGAAACTTAATTAACCAGAGGATAATGAAAACAGATGTTAAAGAGGTACTGGAAAATCATCAGCAGGGTGGTCGCGACAGTCTGATACCCATCTTGCAGGAAATTCAGGAAAGAGAGGGTTATCTTTCGGAAGAAGCTGTGGTTGCTGTTGGAAAGCATTTGCATATTCCTTCAAGCCGCATTTATGGGGTAGCCACCTTTTATAATCAGTTCAGGTTTCAGCCTACCGGCAAATACCATATCCAGGTCTGCCGTGGCACCGCCTGTCACGTGCTTGGATCGGCCACGGTGCTGGCGCACCTGGAAAAGTTGCTGAACATCAAAGCAGGGCAGACCACGCGCGACGGATTGTTCAGCATTGAGATCGTTGCATGCATTGGCGCCTGTGGACTGGCACCGGTCATCAACATCAGCGGCGAGTTTCATGCAAGGGTTGACGAGGCCAGGGTAGCCGCCATTATTGAGGAATACAGAAAAAGGGAGGAAACGTTATGATCACTGAAACGATGACTGACGTAAGGCAAATACTGATGGAAAAGCTCCTCAACGGGGAGACGGAACCACATTCTCACTCTTCGGGGGATCTGCTTCGGGCATTGCGCCGGGAAACTCTTCTGAAACCGGTGATCTATATTGGATCCGGAACGTGCGGACTGGGTGCGGGCGCGGATAAGACACAGCAGGCTGTGAACCGTTACCTGGATGAAAAAGGTATTGATGCCGACATTGTTCAGGTTGGTTGTATTGGCATGTGTTCGGCTGAGCCGCTGCTGGATGTCCAGTTGCCGGGCAGGAACCGTCTTTGCTTCCAGAAGGTCACCGCGGATAAGGTTGTTAGTCTTCTGGATTCCGCTCTCAAGGGGGAGCCTTCCGAGGAAGACATCCTGGGGCAGTTTCGCAACGGGCATACCAGCGCATGGGACAGGATTCCCTTTTTGGATGAGCACCCGTTTTTTGCCCGGCAGACACGGATTGTTTTGAAAAACTGTGGGATCATTGATCCTGTCAGCATCCGGGAATACATTGCCCATGGCGGTTATCAGAGCCTGCTCACGGTTTTGCAGACCTGCACGTCCCTTGATGTATGCAACAAGGTGGAGATCAGTGGTTTACGTGGACGTGGTGGTGGTGGGTTCCCTACCGGAAAGAAATGGAAGTTTGCCAACCAAACGGAAGCAGATCAGAAGTATCTGATCTGCAATGCAGATGAGGGAGATCCCGGAGCATTCATGGACAGAGCAGTGATCGAGGGAGACCCTTACCGTTTGATCGAGGGGATGACCATTGCAGCCTATGGTATTGGCGCTTCCAAAGGATATGTGTACATCCGTGCCGAGTACCCGCTGGCCATCCAAAGGTTACGCATCGCGATGGATCAGGCCCGTAGCTATGGATTGCTGGGAAAAGACCTTGCAGGATCGGGATTCGATTTTGACATCACGGTCAAGATGGGGGCCGGTGCTTTTGTCTGCGGGGAAGAAACAGCCCTGATGCACAGCATCGAGGGAAAGCGCGGGATGCCGCGTCCCAGGCCTCCTTTTCCGGCTGTCAGTGGCCTTTTTGGCAAACCTACTGTCATCAATAATGTGGAAACCCTGGCCAATTTACCGGTCATCTTTGAAAAGGGTGAAGCCTGGTTCAGTTCAATGGGAACGGCCACCAGCAAGGGTACCAAGGTGTTTGCCCTGTCGGGCAAGATCAGTCGTACAGGTCTTGTGGAGATCCCGATGGGTACTCCGCTGCGGGATATCATCTTCACTATGGCGGGTGGCATACGCAACGGCAAGAAATTCAAGGCCGTGCAGATCGGAGGCCCCTCCGGCGGCTGCATAACCGAAGCAAACCTGGATATTCAGATCGACTATGAGTCGCTGATCAGGGCAGGGGCCATGATGGGAAGCGGAGGACTGGTGGTGATGGACGAGGATACCTGCATGGTGGATGTGGCCAAATTCTTCATGGACTTCATCCAGCGCGAAAGCTGTGGTAAATGTATTCCCTGCCGGGAAGGAACCCGAAGAATGCTGGAGATCCTGGAGAGCATCACTTCCAAACCAGTCAATACAGGAAATCAATCCCTGACACGCTTCAGGGGAATCATTCAACTGGAGAAACTGGCAAAAGTGATCAGGGAAACCTCTTTGTGCGGACTGGGCCAAACGGCTCCCAATCCGGTACTGAGCACGCTCCGCTGGTTCAGGGACGAGTATGAATCGCATATCTACGAACGGAAGTGCCCGGCGGGTGTCTGTACGGATCTGAGAACGTTCCGCATCGATGTGGACAAATGCACCGGATGTACGGTTTGCGCAAAGAAATGTCCTACCGGTGCCATCATCGGTGCCAGGAAAACAGCGCATTTCATTGTGGAGGAGAAATGCATCGGTTGCGGCAGCTGTGAGGAAGCCTGTAAATTCGGTGCTATTTTTATAAGGGAGTAATGCTCCGATAAAAAACCAAGGAACTATGGATTGTATGATAGAAGTCAATAACAAGAAGATTGAGGCAACGAAGGGAGAATTACTGATCGATGTCCTTTCAAGGAATGGCATCAGGGTCCCGACGCTCTGCCACATGAAAAATTATCTGCCCTCCGGCTCATGCCGGATGTGTGTGGTGGAAAACCTGGCGAATGGGAAACTGATCACCTCCTGTTCCTATCCTGTGGAGGAGGGTATGAAAATTCAGACCCACTCCCAGCGGGTGGTCGAATCCCGTAAGGTGATCGTGGAACTCCTGTTGTCAAATCATCCTGATGATTGCCTGTACTGTGTGCGTAACGGCAAGTGCACCCTGCAGGATCTGGCCGGTGAGCACAATGTGACTGAACGACGGATCAGCGGAAAGAAAAATGATTATCACAAGGATCTATCCAGTGCGAGTATTGTCCGCGATCCGGACAAATGCATCCTTTGCGGCAGATGTGTCAGGGTTTGTGAAGAGGTGATGGATGTGTCGGCCATTGATTACATCAACCGCGGAAGCAGATCCGTCATCGGAACGGCTTTCAACAAGGGACTGAACGTCTCCAGTTGTGTGAACTGCGGGCAGTGCATCCTGGTATGTCCAACCGGAGCCCTTTCCGAAAGGCCCCATATCAATGAAGTGCAGATGGCTTTGAACGACCGGGATCAGATGGTGATCGTGCAGTACGCGCCTGCGGTAACGGTATCCATTGCCGAAGAGTTTGGTCTTGAACCGGGCGCCGACCTGAATGGCCTGCTGAATGCAGCCCTTCGGAAGATAGGTTTTGACCGGGTTTTTGATACATCGTTCTCAGCTGATTTAACGATCATGGAAGAGTCGGCCGAGTTGATCCATCGCATCCAAAACAACGGTGTTCTGCCTATGATCACCAGTTGCTGTCCGGCC of Bacteroidales bacterium contains these proteins:
- the nuoE gene encoding NADH-quinone oxidoreductase subunit NuoE; amino-acid sequence: MKTDVKEVLENHQQGGRDSLIPILQEIQEREGYLSEEAVVAVGKHLHIPSSRIYGVATFYNQFRFQPTGKYHIQVCRGTACHVLGSATVLAHLEKLLNIKAGQTTRDGLFSIEIVACIGACGLAPVINISGEFHARVDEARVAAIIEEYRKREETL
- a CDS encoding NADH-ubiquinone oxidoreductase-F iron-sulfur binding region domain-containing protein, with protein sequence MTDVRQILMEKLLNGETEPHSHSSGDLLRALRRETLLKPVIYIGSGTCGLGAGADKTQQAVNRYLDEKGIDADIVQVGCIGMCSAEPLLDVQLPGRNRLCFQKVTADKVVSLLDSALKGEPSEEDILGQFRNGHTSAWDRIPFLDEHPFFARQTRIVLKNCGIIDPVSIREYIAHGGYQSLLTVLQTCTSLDVCNKVEISGLRGRGGGGFPTGKKWKFANQTEADQKYLICNADEGDPGAFMDRAVIEGDPYRLIEGMTIAAYGIGASKGYVYIRAEYPLAIQRLRIAMDQARSYGLLGKDLAGSGFDFDITVKMGAGAFVCGEETALMHSIEGKRGMPRPRPPFPAVSGLFGKPTVINNVETLANLPVIFEKGEAWFSSMGTATSKGTKVFALSGKISRTGLVEIPMGTPLRDIIFTMAGGIRNGKKFKAVQIGGPSGGCITEANLDIQIDYESLIRAGAMMGSGGLVVMDEDTCMVDVAKFFMDFIQRESCGKCIPCREGTRRMLEILESITSKPVNTGNQSLTRFRGIIQLEKLAKVIRETSLCGLGQTAPNPVLSTLRWFRDEYESHIYERKCPAGVCTDLRTFRIDVDKCTGCTVCAKKCPTGAIIGARKTAHFIVEEKCIGCGSCEEACKFGAIFIRE
- a CDS encoding NADH-dependent [FeFe] hydrogenase, group A6; the protein is MDCMIEVNNKKIEATKGELLIDVLSRNGIRVPTLCHMKNYLPSGSCRMCVVENLANGKLITSCSYPVEEGMKIQTHSQRVVESRKVIVELLLSNHPDDCLYCVRNGKCTLQDLAGEHNVTERRISGKKNDYHKDLSSASIVRDPDKCILCGRCVRVCEEVMDVSAIDYINRGSRSVIGTAFNKGLNVSSCVNCGQCILVCPTGALSERPHINEVQMALNDRDQMVIVQYAPAVTVSIAEEFGLEPGADLNGLLNAALRKIGFDRVFDTSFSADLTIMEESAELIHRIQNNGVLPMITSCCPAWIKFAEEFAHDMLPNLSTCKSPQQMLGAVIKSYISEREHKDPHQIYSVSVMPCVAKKFEAQRENMTHRGITDVDAVLSTRELIQLIRLYGIEIDKLEPQTADSPLGVRSSAGKLFGNTGGVMEAAIRTAYFKLTGKDLVSFRVPEIRGLKGRKETRIRIGDLELGVAVVSGLKNARLLLDEIRNGRNDIHFIEVMACPGGCVAGGGQRVGCGESDILARMRTLYAIDDQETIKMSHKNPEVIELYQEFLGEPLGHKSHELLHTSYIERDVML